From the genome of Brevibacterium sp. JSBI002, one region includes:
- a CDS encoding D-alanyl-D-alanine carboxypeptidase family protein, translating into MNAAYKKDTGKELEITDSYRDMAGQLSVAGRKPGLAAKPGTSLHGWGIALDLGGGVANKTGAWNWLVEHGDEYGWENPDWAKASMYEPWHWEYTPARDSIPGK; encoded by the coding sequence ATGAACGCCGCTTACAAGAAGGACACCGGCAAGGAACTCGAGATCACGGATTCCTACCGCGACATGGCCGGACAGCTCTCGGTCGCGGGCCGGAAGCCGGGACTGGCCGCCAAACCGGGCACCTCACTGCACGGTTGGGGCATCGCCCTCGACCTCGGCGGCGGAGTCGCCAACAAGACCGGAGCCTGGAACTGGCTCGTCGAGCACGGAGACGAATACGGCTGGGAGAACCCCGACTGGGCCAAGGCCAGCATGTACGAGCCGTGGCACTGGGAATACACCCCCGCCCGCGACTCGATTCCCGGCAAGTGA